A single genomic interval of Bradyrhizobium japonicum USDA 6 harbors:
- a CDS encoding tetratricopeptide repeat protein yields the protein MRSGISAHVWLIALAFATAAAVSQPAAADDRQECLNGSKETAAATIAACTRAIESGDSNDQDLSALYHARGYSWSWTSFADLDDRALKDFTEAIRANPKSGGSLLNRSHIYNQRHDYDRAIADVNQAFEGGLSDYGKRVGYGERGYAYQAKGDNDRAIADYTESIQLGANNSFALTARGNAYFAKGDFDRATADYDRVIALDPEYAHDYSAYSNRAIAHLSKGDFRGAIADFDRRQALSWLAAAAFLAVVIWLCCRRSAHLPGRWSGPTMVQMCENELVEIKRRNAALESIATAIEKRSSG from the coding sequence ATGCGCTCAGGGATTTCCGCGCACGTCTGGCTGATTGCCTTGGCATTCGCAACAGCCGCTGCTGTCAGCCAGCCGGCGGCAGCCGACGATCGACAGGAGTGTTTGAATGGGTCGAAGGAAACCGCTGCCGCGACGATCGCCGCCTGTACACGCGCGATCGAAAGCGGAGACAGCAATGACCAAGACCTGTCCGCCCTCTATCATGCGCGCGGCTACTCCTGGTCATGGACAAGCTTTGCCGATCTCGACGACCGAGCCTTGAAAGACTTTACCGAGGCGATCCGAGCTAACCCGAAATCCGGCGGATCACTGCTCAATCGGTCGCACATCTACAACCAACGGCACGACTACGACCGGGCGATAGCGGACGTTAACCAGGCGTTCGAAGGTGGCCTGTCGGACTATGGAAAGCGGGTCGGATACGGCGAGCGCGGCTACGCCTATCAGGCCAAAGGCGACAATGACCGTGCCATCGCGGACTATACCGAGAGTATCCAGCTTGGTGCGAACAATAGTTTCGCTCTCACCGCGCGAGGCAACGCCTATTTTGCCAAGGGCGATTTTGATCGTGCCACCGCCGACTACGACCGGGTGATCGCACTCGATCCGGAATATGCTCACGACTATTCCGCTTACAGCAATCGCGCCATTGCGCACCTGTCCAAGGGCGATTTCCGCGGCGCCATCGCGGACTTCGATCGGCGGCAGGCGCTATCATGGCTCGCTGCTGCTGCCTTTTTGGCAGTGGTGATCTGGCTTTGTTGCCGAAGGAGCGCCCATTTGCCGGGACGGTGGTCTGGGCCGACGATGGTTCAGATGTGCGAGAATGAACTCGTCGAGATAAAGCGCAGGAACGCCGCCTTGGAGAGTATCGCGACGGCTATCGAGAAGCGATCGTCGGGTTAG
- a CDS encoding transglycosylase SLT domain-containing protein: MAATASEKMRAVQPHAFVVANPKINRYRIGAGLNTGWLDRLGAAAARLATLKIWQASCIAGALTVTSLAAIGLIAVPRPSIATANARVADAFSGIPLNVTTVLANAGAAFPAPAIETKFDTGLSANAIVAAGFSAAAPDSVPPSDATTSQGPMLQVASLEVASPESSATLQQDRPPVASPNPGEGKPSYLKYYVYSEIPPPEKPAKIALSALSGVPLGTPVQEIERAAEAFGVDVNFMKAVAKIESDFDPKQRTGSYIGLFQLSKFEFSKYGSGDILNPRDNAMAAAYKFLSEAALFEILTHKKPTFSDLYLIHQQGWEGAAQHISRPQRIAWKSMCATREGLAKGERWCKRAIWGNTLPAVKREWKSVDSLTSGAFVAMWRDRVDTFYARYPVLTAAAERLR, translated from the coding sequence TTGGCCGCAACAGCCAGTGAGAAAATGCGGGCCGTCCAGCCTCATGCCTTCGTTGTGGCGAATCCAAAAATAAACCGATACCGGATTGGGGCCGGGCTGAACACGGGGTGGTTGGATCGATTGGGGGCCGCGGCCGCGCGGCTGGCGACATTGAAGATTTGGCAAGCAAGCTGTATTGCCGGCGCGCTGACAGTGACTTCGCTTGCCGCGATTGGTCTGATCGCGGTACCGCGTCCAAGCATCGCAACGGCGAATGCAAGAGTGGCTGATGCATTCAGCGGCATCCCGCTGAATGTGACGACGGTCCTGGCAAATGCCGGCGCCGCATTTCCGGCCCCGGCCATCGAGACGAAATTCGATACGGGATTGTCGGCTAATGCGATCGTTGCGGCGGGATTCAGCGCCGCGGCGCCGGACTCGGTGCCGCCATCCGATGCAACCACTTCGCAAGGGCCAATGTTGCAGGTCGCCAGCCTTGAGGTGGCGTCGCCCGAGAGCTCGGCAACGCTTCAGCAGGACCGTCCGCCCGTTGCTTCGCCCAATCCGGGCGAAGGCAAACCGTCGTATCTCAAATACTACGTCTACTCGGAAATTCCGCCGCCGGAGAAACCCGCGAAGATCGCCTTGTCGGCGTTGAGCGGCGTTCCGCTCGGAACGCCCGTCCAGGAGATCGAACGTGCAGCCGAAGCGTTCGGTGTCGATGTCAATTTCATGAAGGCGGTCGCCAAGATCGAATCCGATTTTGATCCCAAGCAACGCACCGGCTCCTATATCGGCCTGTTCCAGCTGAGCAAGTTTGAGTTCAGCAAATACGGATCGGGCGACATCCTCAATCCTCGCGACAACGCTATGGCTGCCGCCTACAAGTTTCTCAGCGAGGCTGCGCTATTCGAAATATTGACGCACAAGAAGCCGACCTTTTCCGACCTTTACCTGATCCACCAGCAGGGCTGGGAAGGAGCCGCCCAACACATCAGCCGTCCGCAGCGGATTGCCTGGAAGTCGATGTGCGCAACCCGGGAGGGCTTGGCGAAGGGTGAGCGATGGTGCAAGCGCGCTATCTGGGGGAACACGCTGCCTGCGGTCAAACGCGAATGGAAGTCGGTCGATAGTCTCACCTCGGGTGCGTTCGTGGCGATGTGGCGGGACCGCGTCGACACGTTCTATGCCCGCTATCCTGTGCTAACTGCGGCGGCCGAACGCTTGAGATAG